In Corallococcus macrosporus, the following are encoded in one genomic region:
- the ftsA gene encoding cell division protein FtsA, which translates to MAKQKSGEIIVGLDIGTTKICAIVGELTDSGIDIIGIGTHPSKGLRKGVVVNIEATVSSIRRAVEEAELMAGAEISHVYTGIAGGHIKGFNSQGIVAVKDKEVRDADIARVIDAAKAVAIPLDREVIHVLPQEFIIDDQGGIKEPLGMAGVRLEAKVHIVTGAVSSAQNIVKCANRTGLNVSDIVLQPLASAEAVLSEDEKELGVCLVDIGGGTTDIAIFSGGSIVHTAVIALGGNNLTSDIAIGLRTPAHEAERIKQKYGCALASMINKDETIEVPSVGGRQPRVLGRQILSEILEPRVEEIFQLVHREIQKCGYEDLLASGIVITGGSTLLAGMPELAEEVLGLPVRRGMPRGIGGLVDVVKSPMYATGVGLVVYGAKHMDRRMFRIREDGNVYKKVKGRMREWLEEIF; encoded by the coding sequence ATGGCGAAGCAGAAGTCGGGGGAGATCATCGTCGGCCTCGACATCGGCACGACGAAGATCTGCGCCATCGTCGGCGAGCTGACCGATAGCGGTATCGACATCATCGGTATCGGTACGCATCCGTCGAAGGGATTGCGCAAGGGCGTCGTGGTCAACATCGAGGCCACGGTGTCGTCCATCCGGCGCGCCGTGGAGGAAGCCGAGCTGATGGCCGGGGCGGAGATCTCCCACGTCTACACGGGGATCGCCGGCGGCCACATCAAGGGCTTCAACTCCCAGGGCATCGTCGCGGTGAAGGACAAGGAGGTCCGCGACGCGGACATCGCGCGCGTCATCGACGCCGCGAAGGCGGTGGCCATCCCGCTGGACCGGGAGGTCATCCACGTCCTGCCGCAGGAGTTCATCATCGACGACCAGGGCGGCATCAAGGAGCCCCTGGGCATGGCCGGCGTGCGCCTGGAGGCCAAGGTGCACATCGTCACGGGCGCCGTCTCCAGCGCGCAGAACATCGTCAAGTGCGCCAACCGCACGGGCCTGAACGTCTCCGACATCGTGCTCCAGCCGCTCGCCTCCGCTGAAGCCGTGCTGAGCGAGGACGAGAAGGAGCTGGGCGTGTGCCTCGTCGACATCGGCGGCGGCACGACGGACATCGCCATCTTCTCCGGCGGCTCCATCGTCCACACGGCGGTGATTGCCCTGGGCGGCAACAACCTGACGAGCGACATCGCCATCGGCCTGCGCACCCCCGCGCACGAGGCCGAGCGCATCAAGCAGAAGTACGGCTGCGCGCTCGCGTCCATGATCAACAAGGACGAGACGATCGAAGTGCCGAGCGTGGGCGGCCGTCAGCCGCGCGTCCTGGGCCGGCAGATCCTCTCGGAGATTCTCGAGCCGCGCGTGGAGGAGATCTTCCAGCTCGTGCACCGGGAGATCCAGAAGTGCGGCTACGAGGACCTGCTCGCGTCGGGCATCGTCATCACGGGCGGCAGCACGCTGCTCGCGGGCATGCCGGAGCTGGCGGAAGAGGTGCTGGGCCTGCCGGTGCGCCGGGGCATGCCGCGCGGCATCGGTGGCCTGGTGGACGTGGTGAAGAGCCCCATGTACGCCACGGGTGTGGGTCTGGTCGTCTACGGCGCCAAGCACATGGACCGCCGCATGTTCCGCATCCGCGAGGACGGCAACGTCTACAAGAAGGTGAAGGGCCGGATGCGCGAGTGGCTGGAAGAGATTTTCTAA
- a CDS encoding cell division protein FtsQ/DivIB, with protein sequence MAFGKSKNRRRLDAAPRNDAVKGAVRSHGPTVAKALGLAVATAGLIWGGIELRAWALVSPRFALESVNFSGLERASRPELLKLSGLTAGQNLWTLDPAALAKAMGQHPWVRTVEVTRRFPRGVSVEVTEHAPAALAVLGDLYVLDEEGEPFKRVTPGDGLDLPLVTGMERDAYVADPDGVRAKFREALDVTRAYARLLPGRSERLSEVRLENTGLALVTATGQEVRLGAGDTEVKLQRLARVRRELSTRGLAAAIIRLDNRARPGWVAVRLSSGSDSVRSGDSTQ encoded by the coding sequence ATGGCCTTCGGAAAATCCAAGAACCGCCGCCGCCTGGACGCCGCACCGCGCAACGACGCGGTGAAGGGCGCGGTCCGTTCGCACGGGCCGACGGTGGCGAAGGCGCTGGGGCTGGCCGTCGCGACGGCGGGGCTCATCTGGGGCGGCATCGAGCTGCGTGCGTGGGCGCTGGTGTCGCCGCGCTTCGCGCTGGAGTCGGTGAACTTCTCCGGGCTGGAGCGGGCCTCGCGCCCGGAGCTCTTGAAGCTGTCGGGGCTGACGGCGGGGCAGAACCTGTGGACGCTGGACCCGGCCGCGCTGGCGAAGGCCATGGGTCAGCACCCCTGGGTGCGCACGGTGGAGGTGACGCGGCGGTTTCCGCGCGGCGTGTCCGTGGAGGTGACGGAGCACGCACCCGCGGCGCTGGCGGTGCTGGGCGACCTGTACGTGCTGGACGAGGAGGGCGAGCCCTTCAAGCGCGTCACCCCGGGGGACGGGCTGGACCTGCCGCTCGTCACCGGCATGGAGCGCGACGCGTACGTGGCGGACCCGGACGGGGTGCGCGCGAAGTTCCGTGAGGCGCTGGATGTAACCCGTGCTTATGCGCGGCTGTTGCCCGGACGATCGGAGCGGCTTTCTGAAGTGCGCCTGGAGAACACCGGGCTTGCGCTGGTGACGGCGACGGGGCAGGAGGTGCGCCTCGGCGCGGGCGATACGGAAGTCAAGCTCCAGCGGCTGGCGCGCGTTCGACGCGAGCTCAGCACAAGGGGGCTTGCAGCCGCGATCATTCGCCTGGATAACCGTGCCCGACCGGGTTGGGTGGCGGTGAGGCTTTCGAGTGGGTCCGACTCCGTGCGGAGCGGGGACTCGACGCAGTGA
- a CDS encoding D-alanine--D-alanine ligase, giving the protein MTIGPRGFTPAELKAKRVGVLYGGLSSEREVSLRTGAAVAGALKGLGYDVVEIDVGKDLPARLVAEKVDVAWLALHGRFGEDGCVQGLLEAMFIPYTGSGVMASAVGMDKVYAKEIFVARGIPTPPYRAFDSAEAALAEADRLPFPFPVVVKPSREGSSVGVHICKTREDYTAAVQDAAKYAGTLLVEQFIKGREVQGGVLDNEALGVIEVKAAREFYDYEAKYKAGSGTQYLFPAPLPPDLYARVNEVSLAAHKALGCSGGSRSDVIVTESGDVFLLEINTLPGMTASSLLPKIAAGRGIDFPALCERLLQGASLKA; this is encoded by the coding sequence ATGACCATCGGTCCCCGAGGCTTCACCCCCGCTGAGTTGAAGGCCAAGCGCGTCGGCGTGCTGTACGGCGGCCTCTCCAGCGAGCGCGAGGTGTCCCTGCGCACGGGCGCCGCGGTGGCGGGGGCCCTCAAGGGGCTGGGCTACGACGTGGTGGAGATCGACGTGGGCAAGGACCTGCCCGCGCGCCTCGTCGCGGAGAAGGTGGACGTGGCGTGGCTCGCGCTGCACGGCCGCTTCGGCGAGGACGGCTGCGTCCAGGGCCTCCTGGAGGCCATGTTCATCCCCTACACCGGCAGCGGCGTGATGGCGTCCGCGGTGGGCATGGACAAGGTGTACGCGAAGGAGATCTTCGTCGCGCGCGGCATCCCCACGCCGCCCTACCGGGCGTTCGACTCGGCGGAGGCCGCGCTCGCGGAAGCGGACCGGCTGCCGTTCCCCTTCCCGGTGGTGGTGAAGCCCAGCCGCGAGGGCAGCAGCGTGGGCGTGCACATCTGCAAGACGCGCGAGGACTACACCGCCGCCGTCCAGGACGCGGCGAAGTACGCGGGCACGCTCCTGGTGGAGCAGTTCATCAAGGGCCGCGAAGTGCAGGGCGGCGTGCTGGACAACGAGGCGCTGGGCGTCATCGAGGTCAAGGCCGCGCGCGAGTTCTACGACTACGAGGCCAAGTACAAGGCCGGCAGCGGTACTCAGTATCTCTTCCCCGCGCCGCTGCCCCCGGACCTGTACGCGCGCGTCAACGAGGTCTCCCTCGCCGCGCACAAGGCGCTGGGGTGCTCGGGCGGCTCGCGCTCGGACGTCATCGTCACCGAGTCCGGTGACGTGTTCCTGCTGGAAATCAACACGCTGCCCGGAATGACGGCCTCCAGCCTCCTGCCCAAAATCGCGGCGGGGCGGGGCATCGACTTCCCGGCCCTCTGTGAGCGGCTGCTCCAGGGCGCTTCGCTCAAGGCCTGA